Proteins encoded in a region of the Labrus mixtus chromosome 19, fLabMix1.1, whole genome shotgun sequence genome:
- the htr5ab gene encoding 5-hydroxytryptamine (serotonin) receptor 5A, genome duplicate b, whose amino-acid sequence MAYPNTSILTANLSGALDGHDLGGNIYRPFSVFSVLTLTLLAMLVVATFVWNLLVLVTILRVRTFHRVPHNLVASMAISDVMVAALVMPLSLVHELNGRLWKLGRVLCQVWISFDVLCCTASIWNVTAIALDRYWSITRHLQYTLKTRKKISNVMIALTWLLSSIISLSPLFGWGETYSEGMKCQVSQEPSYTIFSTFGAFYLPLCVVLFVYWKIYKAAKFRIGTRKTNTITPMAEVKEETQQPQMVFTVRHATVTFQTDGDTWREQKEKKAALMVGILIGVFVLCWIPFFITELIVPLCSCDIPPIWKSIFLWLGYSNSFFNPLIYTAFNKNYNNALRNLFSRQR is encoded by the exons ATGGCGTATCCGAACACCAGCATCCTGACGGCCAACCTCAGCGGCGCTTTGGACGGCCACGACTTGGGGGGAAACATCTACCGGCCCTTCTCTGTTTTCAGCGTCCTCACTCTGACTCTGCTGGCCATGCTGGTGGTGGCCACCTTCGTGTGGAACTTACTGGTGCTGGTCACCATCCTGAGGGTGCGGACCTTCCACCGGGTGCCCCACAACCTCGTGGCGTCCATGGCGATCTCCGACGTGATGGTGGCGGCGCTGGTCATGCCCCTGAGCCTCGTGCACGAGCTGAACGGGAGGCTGTGGAAGCTGGGCCGCGTCCTGTGCCAGGTCTGGATCTCCTTCGACGTGCTCTGCTGCACGGCGAGCATCTGGAACGTGACCGCCATCGCGCTGGACCGCTACTGGTCGATCACCAGACACCTGCAGTACACGCTCAAGACGCGCAAAAAGATATCCAACGTGATGATCGCGCTCACCTGGCTGCTGTCCTCGATCATTTCGCTGTCGCCTCTCTTCGGGTGGGGGGAGACGTACTCAGAGGGGATGAAGTGCCAGGTGAGCCAGGAGCCGTCCTACACCATCTTCTCCACCTTCGGAGCGTTCTACCTGCCGCTCTGCGTGGTGCTGTTCGTTTACTGGAAGATCTACAAGGCTGCAAAGTTCCGGATAGGAACGCGCAAGACCAACACAATCACGCCCATGGCCGAG GTGAAGGAGGAAACGCAGCAGCCGCAGATGGTGTTCACCGTGCGCCACGCCACCGTGACCTTCCAGACGGACGGCGACACGTGGCGCgagcagaaggagaagaaggcgGCGCTGATGGTCGGCATTCTCATCGGCGTGTTCGTACTCTGCTGGATCCCCTTCTTTATCACGGAGCTCATCGTCCCCTTGTGCTCGTGCGACATCCCGCCCATCTGGAAGAGCATCTTCCTGTGGCTGGGCTACTCCAACTCCTTCTTCAACCCACTCATATACACCGCCTTCAATAAGAACTACAACAATGCCCTGAGGAACCTCTTCTCCCGGCAGCGCTGA